In the genome of Candidatus Hydrogenedentota bacterium, the window ATGGTGCGCGGATTACTGCCATCGGCTTCGGCGGTGGCCAGGGTGTAGACATCGCAGGGGCCCGCGCCGCAGCGGTGGAAGCCACCGCGCCGCGTGGAGATGAAAATGAGCTTGCCACTGGGAAGCTCTTTAGGGGAAAAGTCGTTATAGGGCCCTTCGGTTATCTGGCGGAGTCCCGTGCCGTCGGGCTGGATCTCGTAGAGGTGATAGAAGCGCTGGAGTCGCCCCGGATCGGTTTTCGGGATCATGCTCGTCACCGCGCAGAAGGCAAAGAGAATTCGGTCGCCCGCATAGGAGACCTCGGGCTGCATGTAGCTGCCTTCCGGGAGCTGGCCCGCCGTGAGGCTGCGGGCGGCCATGCTTTGCCCCGGGGTATCCAGCACGAAAAGCCCGCCGCCCGGCCGGGCGCATCGGCCATAGTACTGGGTGAGTTGGTGACTCATGTCCGAAGAGACATGCTTGGTGAAGAGGAGCGGGCCCACATCGGCCAGGGGATTGGCCAGGGCGATCTGGCGACGGAGCTGGTGGGCTTCCCGCCACAGTTGCTCCCAGGCCGGATCTTGCGCATCGGTCGCGGTGCTGGCGAGGGTGGAATAGCGGTCGCGCAGGGCCTGCCAGGCTGTCAGCGTCTCCACGGGGAGCGTGCTGCCTCCCTGGAGATCCGCCACGAGGCGATCGCCCCGCGTGAGGAGTCGCTCGATGGCGGTCCCATAGGTCACAGGTTCACGCTCGGTGCCGATACCGTCCTGCATGCGCCAATCCCATTCGACGAGCATGGATTCCATGGCGGGGCGCAGGGTGGGGAGCACGGGCGGCGGATAAACCTCTCCGGCGGAAGCCTCGGGCAGGGCGTGGAGCGGGAGCGTCCCCGAAGGGCCGACCCACTGAAGATTTCGCCAACGCACGAGGCACTCCGCGCCGCTGCCCCGGGTGCGCAGGCGCAGCGCGAGATCCTTGCTGGCCCCATTCACCGCGAGGGCAATTTCATTGGCGCCGGGCTTCAACAGCTTGGACTGGATTGTGCCGCCGTCGATAGCCAGACTGGCGTCCACGCCGTCGCCCTGGAGCAGATCAAGGGTGGCCTTCACCGTGAAGGATTCCGGCGCATTCGCAACGGGAATGAGCGATTCGACGGTCTCACCATCGCGCAGGCAGAGTGCGAAGGCGTCGCTGCCCAGCCGCGCGGCCTGGGGGCCTTGATCGTTGGCGATGAGGGAGAAGCCCGCCACCTCGGCGCTGGGTGCCGGGGCCGCGGCTCCGCCGAAATGAAGAGAGGGCGGGTCAAAGCGGAGGGCATCGGGATCGCGGTGGAGTCGCGCCAGGGCCCAGTTGGCCATATCGCAACTGATGCCGTCGCCGCCGTCCGCCGAAACGAGTCGTAACTCGCGGGCCCCCGCCAGGGAGACCTCGACCGCCTTCGGTGCATCGCTATCGGTCATGAGGCCGCTGTCGAAGCGCAGTTCGGCATCGACATAGGCCTGAAACACCACACTGCCCTTTCCGCCGCCCTGCCATTGGACACCGACCTCGGCGGTAAAGGCTGTCCAGGTTCCGGAAGGCAGGGTGTACACGAGTTCGCCCGGCGCGTGGTGGCCGATACCGTGATCGTAGACCGTCTCGCCAATTCGAAGGGGGGCGGGCGGTTTGCCGGGCGCGGCGGTGGCGGTGTCCATCCCCAGTGTGCCCCAGCCCTGAACCGTTTTCGTCAGGACGGGTTGGTGGACTTCCCCGAGGCAATCATGTGCCTGGGTAAGGGCGGGCTGGGCGACGAGGGCCG includes:
- a CDS encoding NPCBM/NEW2 domain-containing protein — encoded protein: MNATRFYVHWVPMLAALVAQPALTQAHDCLGEVHQPVLTKTVQGWGTLGMDTATAAPGKPPAPLRIGETVYDHGIGHHAPGELVYTLPSGTWTAFTAEVGVQWQGGGKGSVVFQAYVDAELRFDSGLMTDSDAPKAVEVSLAGARELRLVSADGGDGISCDMANWALARLHRDPDALRFDPPSLHFGGAAAPAPSAEVAGFSLIANDQGPQAARLGSDAFALCLRDGETVESLIPVANAPESFTVKATLDLLQGDGVDASLAIDGGTIQSKLLKPGANEIALAVNGASKDLALRLRTRGSGAECLVRWRNLQWVGPSGTLPLHALPEASAGEVYPPPVLPTLRPAMESMLVEWDWRMQDGIGTEREPVTYGTAIERLLTRGDRLVADLQGGSTLPVETLTAWQALRDRYSTLASTATDAQDPAWEQLWREAHQLRRQIALANPLADVGPLLFTKHVSSDMSHQLTQYYGRCARPGGGLFVLDTPGQSMAARSLTAGQLPEGSYMQPEVSYAGDRILFAFCAVTSMIPKTDPGRLQRFYHLYEIQPDGTGLRQITEGPYNDFSPKELPSGKLIFISTRRGGFHRCGAGPCDVYTLATAEADGSNPRTISYHETQEWDPAVLEDGRVIYTRWDYVDRNAVHYQQLWTTRPDGTSPLAYYGNNTLSPVGVWEARSVPGSPHVMATAAAHHAMTAGSIILLDTTKGIDGAEPITRLTPDAPFPESETHVRPSNWHAPGSPAEYVTPEEEKRWPGHCYRSPWPLSEDYFLAAYSFDALIGEPDGNRANMFGLYLVDAFGNKELLYRDLNIASQWPVPIRPRPRPHVLPGMLDPGLGQEGTYYVQNVYESNVALPAGAVKAMRILQVLPKTTPNANNPSVGLANASPGKQVLGTVPVEPDGSAYFRAPAGIPLSFQVLDEHGQSIHTMRSVTYLQPGEKASCVGCHENRMTAPPHVPAGIALNRPPSTITPGPDGSRPLSYPILVQPVLDRHCVSCHGQNQEAVPGKTPIVLTGAPEGHYTKSYEVLARRVPFSAWGPSLEANSEPAAGADRFGARASELMTMLRAGHEGVQLQQEDFDRLVTWMDANALFYGTFSPEDQARQQRGERIEGPALE